One window from the genome of Cricetulus griseus strain 17A/GY chromosome 2, alternate assembly CriGri-PICRH-1.0, whole genome shotgun sequence encodes:
- the Pou6f1 gene encoding POU domain, class 6, transcription factor 1 isoform X3 — MDPGAGSDSSLTVNEQVIVMSGHETIRVLEVGVDAPLPAEEESKGLESVAADVSRSGGPAEASEPAGEAGPRDPDPSAEATVKSLPGIPPSPAPAIATFSQAPSQPQASQTLTPLAVQAAPQVLTQENLATVLTGVVVPAGAVTQPLLIPISIAGQVSGQQGLAVWTIPTAAVAALPGLAAASPTGAVFKPPLAGLQAAVLNTTLPTPVQAATPVQASSPAQPRPPAQPQTLFQTQPLLQTTPAILPQPTAATVAAPTPKPVDTTPQITVQPAGFAFSPGIISAASLGGQTQILGSLTTAPVITNAIPSMPGISSQILTNAQGQVIGALPWVVNSASVATPAPAQSLQVQAVTPQLLLNAQGQVIATLASSPLPQPMAVRKPNTPESPAKSEMQPIQPTPAVPQPAVVITSPAPGVKPSASAPIPITCSETPTVSQLVSKPHNPSLDEDGINLEEIREFAKNFKIRRLSLGLTQTQVGQALTATEGPAYSQSAICRFEKLDITPKSAQKLKPVLEKWLNEAELRNQEGQQNLMEFVGGEPSKKRKRRTSFTPQAIEALNAYFEKNPLPTGQEITEIAKELNYDREVVRVWFCNRRQTLKNTSKLNVFQIP, encoded by the exons ATGGATCCTGGAGCTGGCTCTGACTCATCTCTGACTGTGAATGAGCAG GTCATTGTGATGTCAGGCCATGAGACCATCCGAGTGTTGGAAGTTGGAGTGGATGCACCGCTCCCAGCCGAGGAGGAGAGCAAAGGACTGGAGAGTGTGGCTGCTGATGTCTCCCGGAGTGGAGGCCCTGCTGAAGCTAGTGAACCTGCTGGTGAAGCTGGGCCACGAGACCCAGATCCTTCCGCAGAAGCAACTG TGAAGTCGCTGCCCGGGATCCCTCCGAGTCCTGCCCCAGCCATTGCCACCTTCAGCCAAGCCCCAAGCCAGCCTCAAGCGTCACAGACCCTGACACCGCTGGCCGTACAAGCTGCCCCCCAG GTCTTGACTCAGGAAAACTTAGCCACAGTTCTGACAGGAGTTGTGGTTCCGGCAGGGGCGGTTACTCAACCTCTTCTTATCCCCATCAGTATTGCAGGTCAAGTGTCTGGGCAGCAGGGGCTGGCCGTGTGGACAATTCCTACAGCAGCCGTGGCTGCCCTCCCTGGACTGGCCGCTGCTTCTCCCACAGGGGCAGTCTTCAAGCCACCTTTAGCTGGGCTCCAAG CTGCCGTGCTGAACACCACCCTCCCGACACCTGTACAAGCTGCCACACCAGTCCAGGCTTCCTCGCCCGCCCAGCCCCGGCCACCAGCTCAGCCCCAGACGCTGTTCCAGACCCAGCCGCTGCTACAGACCACGCCTGCCATACTCCCACAGCCCACTGCTGCCACTGTCGCTGCTCCCACCCCAAAGCCAGTGGACACCACCCCGCAGATCACCGTCCAGCCTGCAGGCTTCGCGTTTAGCCCAGGGATC ATCAGTGCTGCCTCCCTCGGGGGACAGACCCAGATCCTGGGTTCCCTCACTACCGCTCCAGTCATTACCAACGCCATTCCCAGCATGCCAGGGATCAGCAGTCAGATCCTCACCAATGCTCAGGGACAG GTTATTGGAGCACTTCCGTGGGTAGTGAACTCGGCTAGTGTGGCCACACCAGCACCAGCCCAGAGCCTGCAGGTTCAAGCTGTGACTCCCCAACTCTTGTTGAATGCCCAGGGCCAGGTGATCGCAACCCTAGCCAGCAGCCCCCTGCCTCAACCTATGGCTGTCCGGAAGCCAAACACACCGGAGTCCCCTGCTAAGAGTGAG ATGCAGCCTATCCAGCCGACACCAGCTGTACCCCAGCCTGCCGTGGTCATCACCAGCCCGGCCCCAGGAGTCAAGCCATCTGCTTCGGCTCCCATCCCAATCACCTGCTCCGAGACCCCTACCGTCAGTCAGTTGGTATCAA AGCCGCACAATCCAAGTTTGGATGAGGATGGGATCAACTTAGAAGAGATCCGGGAGTTTGCCAAGAACTTTAAGATCCGGAGGCTCTCCTTGGGTCTCACACAGACCCAGGTGGGTCAGGCTTTGACTGCAACAGAAGGCCCAGCCTACAGTCAATCAGCCATTTGCCG GTTTGAGAAATTGGACATCACACCCAAGAGCGCCCAGAAGCTGAAGCcggtgctggagaagtggttGAATGAGGCAGAGCTCCGGAACCAGGAAGGGCAGCAGAATTTGATGGAGTTTGTGGGTGGTGAGCCCTCCAAGAAACGCAAGCGGCGCACTTCCTTCACGCCGCAGGCCATAGAGGCTCTCAATGCCTACTTTGAGAAGAACCCGCTGCCCACTGGCCAGGAGATCACCGAGATCGCTAAGGAGCTCAACTATGACCGTGAGGTGGTTCGAGTCTGGTTCTGTAACCGACGCCAGACACTCAAAAACACCAGCAAGCTGAATGTCTTTCAGATCCCTTAG
- the Pou6f1 gene encoding POU domain, class 6, transcription factor 1 isoform X2, which translates to MDPGAGSDSSLTVNEQVIVMSGHETIRVLEVGVDAPLPAEEESKGLESVAADVSRSGGPAEASEPAGEAGPRDPDPSAEATVKSLPGIPPSPAPAIATFSQAPSQPQASQTLTPLAVQAAPQVLTQENLATVLTGVVVPAGAVTQPLLIPISIAGQVSGQQGLAVWTIPTAAVAALPGLAAASPTGAVFKPPLAGLQAAAVLNTTLPTPVQAATPVQASSPAQPRPPAQPQTLFQTQPLLQTTPAILPQPTAATVAAPTPKPVDTTPQITVQPAGFAFSPGIISAASLGGQTQILGSLTTAPVITNAIPSMPGISSQILTNAQGQVIGALPWVVNSASVATPAPAQSLQVQAVTPQLLLNAQGQVIATLASSPLPQPMAVRKPNTPESPAKSEMQPIQPTPAVPQPAVVITSPAPGVKPSASAPIPITCSETPTVSQLVSKPHNPSLDEDGINLEEIREFAKNFKIRRLSLGLTQTQVGQALTATEGPAYSQSAICRFEKLDITPKSAQKLKPVLEKWLNEAELRNQEGQQNLMEFVGGEPSKKRKRRTSFTPQAIEALNAYFEKNPLPTGQEITEIAKELNYDREVVRVWFCNRRQTLKNTSKLNVFQIP; encoded by the exons ATGGATCCTGGAGCTGGCTCTGACTCATCTCTGACTGTGAATGAGCAG GTCATTGTGATGTCAGGCCATGAGACCATCCGAGTGTTGGAAGTTGGAGTGGATGCACCGCTCCCAGCCGAGGAGGAGAGCAAAGGACTGGAGAGTGTGGCTGCTGATGTCTCCCGGAGTGGAGGCCCTGCTGAAGCTAGTGAACCTGCTGGTGAAGCTGGGCCACGAGACCCAGATCCTTCCGCAGAAGCAACTG TGAAGTCGCTGCCCGGGATCCCTCCGAGTCCTGCCCCAGCCATTGCCACCTTCAGCCAAGCCCCAAGCCAGCCTCAAGCGTCACAGACCCTGACACCGCTGGCCGTACAAGCTGCCCCCCAG GTCTTGACTCAGGAAAACTTAGCCACAGTTCTGACAGGAGTTGTGGTTCCGGCAGGGGCGGTTACTCAACCTCTTCTTATCCCCATCAGTATTGCAGGTCAAGTGTCTGGGCAGCAGGGGCTGGCCGTGTGGACAATTCCTACAGCAGCCGTGGCTGCCCTCCCTGGACTGGCCGCTGCTTCTCCCACAGGGGCAGTCTTCAAGCCACCTTTAGCTGGGCTCCAAG CAGCTGCCGTGCTGAACACCACCCTCCCGACACCTGTACAAGCTGCCACACCAGTCCAGGCTTCCTCGCCCGCCCAGCCCCGGCCACCAGCTCAGCCCCAGACGCTGTTCCAGACCCAGCCGCTGCTACAGACCACGCCTGCCATACTCCCACAGCCCACTGCTGCCACTGTCGCTGCTCCCACCCCAAAGCCAGTGGACACCACCCCGCAGATCACCGTCCAGCCTGCAGGCTTCGCGTTTAGCCCAGGGATC ATCAGTGCTGCCTCCCTCGGGGGACAGACCCAGATCCTGGGTTCCCTCACTACCGCTCCAGTCATTACCAACGCCATTCCCAGCATGCCAGGGATCAGCAGTCAGATCCTCACCAATGCTCAGGGACAG GTTATTGGAGCACTTCCGTGGGTAGTGAACTCGGCTAGTGTGGCCACACCAGCACCAGCCCAGAGCCTGCAGGTTCAAGCTGTGACTCCCCAACTCTTGTTGAATGCCCAGGGCCAGGTGATCGCAACCCTAGCCAGCAGCCCCCTGCCTCAACCTATGGCTGTCCGGAAGCCAAACACACCGGAGTCCCCTGCTAAGAGTGAG ATGCAGCCTATCCAGCCGACACCAGCTGTACCCCAGCCTGCCGTGGTCATCACCAGCCCGGCCCCAGGAGTCAAGCCATCTGCTTCGGCTCCCATCCCAATCACCTGCTCCGAGACCCCTACCGTCAGTCAGTTGGTATCAA AGCCGCACAATCCAAGTTTGGATGAGGATGGGATCAACTTAGAAGAGATCCGGGAGTTTGCCAAGAACTTTAAGATCCGGAGGCTCTCCTTGGGTCTCACACAGACCCAGGTGGGTCAGGCTTTGACTGCAACAGAAGGCCCAGCCTACAGTCAATCAGCCATTTGCCG GTTTGAGAAATTGGACATCACACCCAAGAGCGCCCAGAAGCTGAAGCcggtgctggagaagtggttGAATGAGGCAGAGCTCCGGAACCAGGAAGGGCAGCAGAATTTGATGGAGTTTGTGGGTGGTGAGCCCTCCAAGAAACGCAAGCGGCGCACTTCCTTCACGCCGCAGGCCATAGAGGCTCTCAATGCCTACTTTGAGAAGAACCCGCTGCCCACTGGCCAGGAGATCACCGAGATCGCTAAGGAGCTCAACTATGACCGTGAGGTGGTTCGAGTCTGGTTCTGTAACCGACGCCAGACACTCAAAAACACCAGCAAGCTGAATGTCTTTCAGATCCCTTAG